A stretch of the Sphingobacterium thalpophilum genome encodes the following:
- a CDS encoding DUF3857 domain-containing protein: MKRFSQLLLAFILILATFSLSFSQIQKAASPSWLRPISLKPIKPNLDDISDGYYYELIDHQVNVDQQTKYYKDIKFLFDQSGIENLGQIQVTFDPHFQKLQLHELKIIRDGKSMDLLPQAKFQLLASETELARSIYNGSQMAYYVLEDLRKDDRIVFAYSIVGANPVFEGKFFDSYYLQGYEPTGLVHLHYIIPNNRKLHFKSFNGAPQVRQESKGGMTSYFWEINDDKPVVYESYSPSWYTALKYVECSEFNNWAEVTQWNNRINPIPQIATSGPLRDFVNKMWYESEGQPYLFVKKATDFVQNEIRYMGIEMGEYSHRANLPEKVFQQRYGDCKDKSMLLATLLKSKNIDAGLVLANTYKNRGLEAALPSPHAFNHMVVELSIQGRRQYIDPTITNQGGDIKSRYFPAYGKVLSGLDKNGLTDIPQNVAGNIKIREVLTLEGKFNATLEVTTTYSGNEADNIRSYFQSNAKNDIQKQYLEFYAKTYPKINKAENVQYKDDIENNSVEITEKYKIKNIGKAESGTTKKYISLIGSHINDKLPETLEDRVAPLSLPFPSDVEYEILIINKGKASFGQYRNNVYFDRQAYVFGKTLEVAPDSIRIYYTLGLHEPFVDQKDLKQYYTDFADRDNIFYNGFYLDENGYATDGIPNVGTPRAADEINWFTLVVFLGLLPATIWFIAKRYNRSRPVILKPYEEIYHEQVGGWLIVLAIVIVVNVLSLTVSFFFKQSFFNSVIWHAMDQADGVSPFLYKILIMAEMVANVLIMAGLTYSFVLLVKKRDLFAQTFFAIALFMAVFFTIDGIIAYVMFKPHLDRVDSTIGIYESNIRAILFFCIWGTYVYSSQRVKGTCLHPYTTEHKLHTATISNHPFDSNYLGPYPLPVHQDETIKAEEDPANGQPKEQ, encoded by the coding sequence ATGAAAAGATTCAGCCAGTTATTACTTGCTTTTATCCTGATATTAGCAACTTTTTCTTTGTCATTTAGTCAGATCCAAAAAGCTGCCAGTCCTTCCTGGCTAAGGCCCATTTCGCTGAAACCTATCAAACCAAATCTTGATGACATCAGCGATGGATATTATTACGAACTAATTGATCATCAGGTCAATGTTGATCAGCAGACCAAATATTATAAGGATATAAAATTCCTTTTTGATCAAAGCGGCATCGAAAATCTTGGGCAGATCCAGGTCACATTTGATCCTCATTTCCAAAAACTGCAGCTGCACGAACTGAAGATCATCCGAGACGGCAAGAGTATGGATCTACTACCACAGGCAAAATTTCAACTGCTGGCTTCGGAAACCGAACTGGCAAGATCGATATATAATGGAAGCCAAATGGCCTATTATGTACTGGAGGATCTACGCAAAGATGACCGGATTGTCTTTGCCTATTCGATCGTTGGCGCAAATCCGGTATTTGAAGGTAAGTTCTTCGACAGTTATTATTTACAGGGTTATGAACCTACGGGCCTGGTCCATCTCCACTATATCATTCCGAACAACCGCAAGCTGCATTTCAAAAGTTTCAATGGCGCACCGCAGGTGCGTCAGGAATCCAAAGGCGGTATGACCAGCTACTTTTGGGAAATCAACGACGACAAGCCGGTTGTCTATGAAAGCTACAGCCCTTCATGGTATACTGCACTCAAATATGTTGAATGTTCGGAGTTCAACAACTGGGCAGAAGTTACTCAATGGAACAATAGAATCAATCCCATTCCACAGATCGCCACATCGGGGCCGCTCCGGGATTTCGTAAATAAGATGTGGTACGAGTCTGAAGGACAACCCTACCTGTTTGTGAAAAAAGCCACTGATTTTGTTCAGAACGAAATCCGGTACATGGGGATCGAAATGGGAGAATACTCCCATCGTGCCAACCTGCCGGAGAAAGTTTTCCAGCAGCGTTATGGCGACTGCAAGGATAAATCCATGTTGCTGGCCACTCTATTGAAAAGCAAAAATATCGATGCAGGCCTGGTCCTCGCCAACACCTATAAAAATCGTGGACTGGAAGCAGCTCTGCCCTCACCTCATGCCTTCAACCATATGGTTGTTGAACTCAGTATCCAGGGGCGGCGACAATACATTGATCCAACAATAACCAATCAAGGAGGCGACATCAAAAGCAGGTATTTCCCTGCTTACGGAAAGGTACTTTCCGGCCTAGATAAAAATGGTTTAACCGACATACCACAAAACGTCGCCGGCAACATCAAGATCCGTGAAGTCTTAACCCTCGAAGGAAAATTCAATGCAACGCTTGAAGTCACAACGACTTATAGCGGAAATGAAGCGGACAATATACGTAGCTATTTTCAGAGCAACGCTAAAAATGATATTCAGAAACAGTATCTCGAATTTTACGCCAAAACTTATCCAAAGATCAATAAAGCGGAAAATGTTCAGTACAAAGATGATATCGAAAATAATAGCGTTGAAATCACCGAAAAGTATAAAATCAAGAATATTGGTAAAGCGGAAAGCGGAACGACAAAGAAATATATTTCCCTGATCGGATCCCATATTAATGATAAACTTCCAGAAACGCTGGAAGATCGCGTGGCACCGCTGAGCTTGCCCTTCCCCAGTGATGTCGAATATGAAATCCTGATTATCAATAAAGGCAAGGCATCCTTTGGCCAATATCGGAATAATGTTTATTTTGACCGTCAGGCTTACGTTTTCGGTAAAACCCTTGAAGTTGCTCCCGACAGTATACGCATATATTACACTTTAGGTTTACACGAACCATTTGTCGACCAAAAAGACCTAAAGCAGTATTATACGGACTTTGCCGACCGTGATAATATCTTTTACAACGGTTTTTATCTGGACGAAAATGGGTACGCGACCGATGGTATACCCAATGTAGGCACGCCCAGGGCAGCCGACGAGATCAACTGGTTTACACTCGTCGTATTTCTCGGTCTGCTACCTGCAACAATATGGTTTATAGCAAAAAGATACAACCGGAGCAGACCGGTTATCCTCAAACCTTATGAAGAGATCTACCATGAACAAGTGGGTGGCTGGCTGATCGTGCTGGCTATTGTAATTGTCGTCAATGTACTGTCCCTGACGGTCTCCTTCTTTTTTAAGCAGTCCTTTTTCAACTCCGTCATCTGGCATGCTATGGATCAGGCAGATGGCGTTTCTCCTTTCCTGTACAAAATATTAATCATGGCGGAGATGGTTGCCAACGTGTTAATTATGGCCGGCCTGACCTACAGCTTTGTTCTCCTGGTCAAGAAACGGGATCTTTTTGCACAGACCTTTTTTGCAATAGCGCTGTTTATGGCAGTATTTTTTACCATTGACGGTATTATCGCCTATGTGATGTTCAAACCACATCTTGACCGTGTAGACAGTACAATTGGTATCTATGAATCGAATATCCGGGCGATTCTCTTCTTTTGCATCTGGGGTACCTATGTATACAGCTCTCAACGGGTAAAAGGCACCTGTCTCCACCCTTACACAACGGAGCATAAGCTGCATACTGCGACCATCTCGAACCATCCATTTGATAGCAATTACTTAGGGCCCTATCCACTACCGGTGCATCAGGACGAGACAATAAAGGCCGAAGAGGATCCGGCTAATGGGCAGCCTAAAGAACAGTAA
- the rpmI gene encoding 50S ribosomal protein L35, protein MPKVKTNSSAKKRFKLTGTGKIARKNAFKSHILTKKSTKRKRNLTQTSYVADGDMGNVKRMLAIGK, encoded by the coding sequence ATGCCAAAAGTAAAAACCAATTCCAGCGCAAAGAAACGTTTCAAATTGACTGGAACAGGTAAAATTGCAAGAAAAAACGCTTTCAAAAGCCACATCTTGACAAAAAAGAGCACAAAACGTAAACGTAACTTGACACAAACAAGTTATGTAGCTGATGGTGATATGGGTAACGTTAAACGTATGCTTGCTATCGGTAAATAA
- a CDS encoding ribbon-helix-helix domain-containing protein, whose translation MADKKNFMLRLDDQMYKALEKWAADEFRSVNGQIEYLLHRALQENKRLNAERKSADKK comes from the coding sequence ATGGCGGATAAGAAAAACTTTATGTTGCGGCTTGATGATCAGATGTACAAGGCATTGGAAAAATGGGCCGCAGATGAGTTTAGGAGTGTGAACGGGCAGATTGAATATCTTTTGCATAGAGCGCTTCAGGAAAATAAAAGACTGAATGCGGAGAGAAAGTCTGCCGACAAAAAATAA
- the rplT gene encoding 50S ribosomal protein L20, producing MPRSVNAVASRRRRKKILNLAKGYYGSRSKVYTIAKNTVEKGLQYAYRDRKTKKREFRALWIQRINAGARQHGISYSQLIGKLNAKNIGLNRKVLADLALNHPEAFKAVVDAVK from the coding sequence ATGCCACGTTCGGTTAACGCAGTAGCTTCTAGAAGAAGACGCAAAAAAATCCTGAACCTTGCGAAAGGTTATTATGGATCACGTAGCAAAGTTTATACTATTGCTAAAAATACAGTAGAAAAAGGTTTACAATACGCTTACCGCGATCGTAAAACCAAAAAACGCGAATTTAGAGCTTTATGGATTCAACGTATCAACGCTGGAGCTCGTCAACATGGAATTTCTTATTCTCAGTTGATTGGTAAATTAAACGCTAAAAACATTGGTTTGAACCGTAAGGTTTTAGCTGACTTAGCTTTAAATCACCCAGAAGCTTTCAAAGCAGTTGTAGACGCAGTAAAATAG
- the thrS gene encoding threonine--tRNA ligase, translating to MIKITLPDGSVRTYQKGITAAEIALSISEGLARNVLAAEVNGEVWDSSRAIEEDATVKLLTWNDAKGKSTFWHSSAHLLAEALEALYPGIKFGIGPSIETGFYYDVDFGDREFSSDDFKAIEDKMLELAKRKETFERKAVSKAEALAYFTEKGDEYKLDLIKDLEDGKITFYTQGDFTDLCRGPHIPNTGFIKAIKLTNVAGAYWRGDETRKQLTRIYGVTFPKASELTEYLKFIEEAKKRDHRKLGKELELFAFSEKVGAGLPLWLPKGAALRQKLIDFLQRAQLKSGYEPVVTPHIGHKQLYVTSGHYEKYGADSFQPIKTPIEGEEFLLKPMNCPHHCEIYKVKPRSYKDLPVRFAEFGTVYRYEQSGELHGLTRVRGFTQDDAHLFCRPDQVKDEFKKVIDLVLYVFGALGFNDYTAQVSLRDPENRTKYIGTDENWALAEAAIIEAAEEKGLPTVVEYGEAAFYGPKLDFMVKDALGRKWQLGTIQVDYNLPERFELEYTGSDNMKHRPVMIHRAPFGSLERFVAVLIEHCAGQFPLWLAPEQFIVLPVSEKYEEYAQNVLNSLNNSDIRGLIDLRDEKVGRKIRDAEVKKLPYMLIVGEKEVENGTVSVRKHGSVELGTMTADEFRDILIKEITV from the coding sequence ATGATTAAAATTACACTACCTGATGGTTCCGTAAGAACGTATCAAAAGGGAATCACTGCAGCGGAGATCGCGTTGTCGATCTCTGAGGGGCTAGCAAGGAATGTGCTGGCTGCCGAAGTAAATGGTGAAGTATGGGATTCATCCCGTGCGATTGAAGAAGATGCGACGGTCAAGTTGCTGACCTGGAACGACGCGAAAGGAAAATCGACCTTCTGGCATTCTTCTGCGCACTTGTTGGCCGAGGCCCTGGAAGCATTATATCCGGGAATTAAATTCGGTATTGGTCCGTCGATTGAGACAGGCTTTTACTACGATGTGGATTTTGGTGACCGCGAGTTTTCCTCAGATGACTTCAAAGCGATTGAGGACAAAATGCTGGAGCTGGCCAAGCGCAAAGAAACATTTGAACGCAAAGCTGTGTCCAAGGCAGAGGCTTTGGCTTATTTTACCGAAAAGGGAGATGAGTATAAGCTGGATCTGATCAAAGATCTGGAAGATGGCAAGATCACTTTCTATACACAGGGAGACTTTACGGACTTATGCCGTGGCCCTCATATTCCCAACACGGGATTTATCAAAGCCATAAAGCTCACCAATGTAGCTGGGGCATATTGGAGAGGGGATGAAACCCGTAAGCAATTGACCCGAATTTATGGAGTTACTTTCCCCAAGGCATCGGAACTGACAGAATACCTAAAGTTTATTGAGGAAGCGAAAAAACGCGATCACCGTAAACTGGGCAAAGAGCTGGAGCTTTTTGCTTTTTCGGAGAAAGTGGGGGCAGGTTTGCCGTTATGGTTGCCAAAGGGAGCGGCGCTGCGTCAAAAGCTTATTGATTTTTTGCAAAGAGCGCAGTTAAAGTCGGGTTATGAGCCAGTGGTAACACCACATATAGGTCACAAACAGCTATACGTTACTTCAGGCCACTACGAAAAATATGGTGCAGACTCTTTTCAGCCGATCAAAACGCCCATCGAAGGCGAAGAATTTTTGCTGAAGCCGATGAATTGTCCGCATCACTGTGAGATATATAAAGTGAAACCGCGTTCGTACAAAGATTTGCCGGTACGTTTTGCTGAATTCGGTACAGTGTATCGTTACGAGCAGTCGGGAGAACTTCATGGTTTGACTCGGGTAAGAGGATTTACGCAGGATGATGCTCACTTGTTCTGCCGTCCGGATCAGGTGAAAGATGAGTTTAAGAAAGTCATTGATCTTGTGCTTTATGTATTTGGCGCACTGGGATTCAACGATTATACGGCACAGGTCTCGCTGCGTGATCCGGAGAACCGCACGAAATATATCGGTACTGATGAAAACTGGGCCTTGGCCGAAGCTGCTATCATTGAAGCCGCAGAAGAAAAAGGATTACCAACAGTCGTCGAGTACGGTGAGGCGGCTTTTTATGGACCAAAACTGGATTTCATGGTCAAAGATGCCCTTGGACGCAAATGGCAGCTGGGTACTATCCAAGTGGATTACAACCTACCTGAACGATTCGAGTTAGAATATACAGGAAGTGACAACATGAAACATCGCCCCGTGATGATCCACCGTGCACCGTTCGGGTCTTTGGAACGTTTTGTGGCTGTATTGATTGAGCATTGTGCAGGGCAATTTCCGTTATGGCTTGCGCCTGAGCAGTTTATCGTCTTGCCAGTGTCAGAAAAGTATGAAGAATATGCGCAAAATGTTTTGAATTCGCTAAATAATTCCGATATTCGCGGACTGATAGACTTACGTGACGAGAAGGTGGGCAGAAAAATCAGAGACGCCGAAGTGAAAAAGCTTCCTTATATGTTGATTGTAGGGGAAAAAGAGGTGGAAAATGGCACAGTTTCTGTACGTAAACATGGTTCAGTAGAATTAGGAACTATGACTGCTGACGAATTTAGAGATATATTAATTAAGGAAATAACCGTTTAA
- a CDS encoding AIR synthase related protein: MSDLKYNQRGVSAGKEDVHNAIKNIDKGLFPKAFCKIIPDILGGDEAWCNIMHADGAGTKSSLAYVYWKETGDISVWKGIAQDAIIMNIDDLLCVGATDNILLSSTIGRNKNLIPGEVIAEIINGTEEILAELRELGIGIYSTGGETADVGDLVRTIIVDSTVTCRMKREDVISNHRIQAGNVIVGLASNGQASYEKEYNGGMGSNGLTSARHDVFNKQVAEKYPEAYDPAVPYELVFAGSQDLTSTVQVETGQQVTAGKLVLSPTRTYAPVIKNILDKYRSQIDGMVHCSGGAQTKVLHFVEDVHVIKDKLFPVPPLFELIQKESNTDWKEMYKVFNMGHRMELYVPEAIASDIIAISESFGIPAQIIGRVEAAASKKVTITSPYGEFIYE, encoded by the coding sequence ATGTCAGACTTAAAATACAATCAACGAGGCGTATCCGCAGGAAAAGAGGATGTGCACAATGCGATAAAAAATATCGACAAAGGCTTATTTCCCAAAGCATTCTGTAAAATTATTCCCGATATACTAGGCGGAGATGAGGCATGGTGCAATATTATGCACGCCGACGGTGCCGGCACCAAATCTTCCCTAGCCTATGTATACTGGAAGGAAACTGGTGATATTTCGGTCTGGAAAGGTATCGCTCAGGACGCGATCATTATGAATATAGACGATCTGCTTTGTGTGGGTGCCACAGACAATATCCTCTTGTCCTCGACCATTGGACGAAATAAAAACCTGATTCCGGGTGAAGTCATTGCTGAGATTATTAACGGTACAGAGGAAATTCTCGCAGAACTTCGCGAGCTTGGTATTGGCATCTACTCGACAGGCGGTGAGACGGCAGACGTTGGCGATCTGGTCCGGACGATCATCGTTGACAGTACGGTTACCTGTAGAATGAAGCGTGAGGACGTGATATCCAACCATCGGATTCAGGCGGGCAATGTCATTGTTGGATTAGCATCCAACGGGCAGGCCAGCTATGAGAAAGAGTATAATGGCGGCATGGGATCCAATGGCCTGACTTCGGCACGGCATGACGTATTCAATAAACAGGTAGCAGAAAAATATCCCGAAGCTTACGATCCAGCCGTTCCTTATGAGCTGGTCTTTGCCGGAAGCCAGGATCTGACCAGTACCGTTCAGGTTGAAACAGGCCAACAGGTGACTGCGGGCAAACTGGTTCTTTCGCCCACTCGGACCTACGCTCCTGTAATCAAAAACATCTTGGATAAATATCGTTCACAAATAGACGGTATGGTGCATTGTTCGGGCGGAGCGCAGACCAAGGTGCTTCACTTTGTGGAAGATGTACACGTCATCAAAGATAAGCTCTTCCCGGTCCCGCCTCTTTTTGAGTTGATACAAAAAGAATCAAATACCGACTGGAAAGAGATGTATAAGGTCTTCAATATGGGGCATCGGATGGAATTATATGTGCCTGAGGCTATTGCCTCGGACATCATCGCCATCTCGGAATCATTCGGTATTCCTGCGCAGATCATTGGCCGTGTCGAAGCCGCTGCATCCAAAAAAGTGACTATAACATCTCCGTATGGAGAATTTATCTACGAATAA
- the rimK gene encoding 30S ribosomal protein S6--L-glutamate ligase encodes MKIAVLSTVKSLYSTRRLVEAAQQRGHECVVIDHSKCYVGIQQGKPSIHYKGQDLSDIDAIIPRIGASVTFYGSAIVRQFEVMDVISANPSQAITRSRDKLRCLQILSGAGIGLPITGFARTASDVDDLISMVGGAPLVIKLLEGTQGIGVVLAETKKAASSVIEAFYGLGNNILIQEYIKESKGSDIRAFVVDGKVVGAMKRTAKEGEFRSNIHRGGTAQVIRLNKAERETAIAAAAQLGLTVCGVDMIPSDRGPLVLEVNSSPGLEGIEKATKKDIASEIIQYIERQYELKRAQMPKVVKKKKKRESKL; translated from the coding sequence GTGAAAATTGCCGTATTATCGACAGTAAAGAGCTTATACTCTACTCGTCGTCTCGTAGAAGCCGCCCAACAAAGAGGACACGAATGTGTTGTCATCGACCACAGCAAGTGTTATGTAGGCATTCAACAAGGTAAACCTAGTATTCATTACAAAGGACAGGATCTTAGCGATATTGACGCCATTATCCCACGGATAGGAGCTTCGGTGACATTTTATGGATCCGCCATTGTCCGGCAATTTGAAGTTATGGATGTCATTTCAGCCAACCCTAGCCAAGCGATCACCAGATCAAGAGACAAACTGCGCTGTCTGCAGATTCTTTCGGGCGCCGGTATCGGGCTCCCGATCACCGGATTTGCGCGTACAGCGTCCGATGTGGACGATCTGATCAGTATGGTCGGCGGTGCTCCGCTGGTCATTAAACTGCTGGAAGGGACCCAAGGTATTGGTGTCGTTCTCGCCGAAACCAAGAAAGCTGCATCTTCGGTTATCGAAGCATTTTATGGACTGGGCAACAACATCTTGATCCAAGAGTATATCAAAGAATCCAAAGGCTCAGATATCCGTGCTTTTGTTGTGGATGGCAAGGTCGTGGGAGCGATGAAACGTACAGCCAAAGAGGGAGAGTTTCGTTCCAACATTCATCGCGGAGGTACCGCACAGGTCATCCGGCTGAACAAAGCCGAGCGCGAAACCGCCATTGCTGCTGCCGCACAATTGGGACTTACGGTATGCGGTGTAGATATGATTCCCTCCGACCGCGGGCCATTGGTGCTGGAAGTGAATTCCTCGCCGGGACTGGAAGGTATTGAGAAAGCAACAAAAAAGGATATCGCATCAGAAATTATTCAGTATATCGAAAGGCAATACGAATTAAAACGTGCGCAGATGCCAAAAGTCGTCAAGAAAAAGAAAAAACGAGAAAGCAAATTATAA
- a CDS encoding SPFH domain-containing protein encodes MEKLIKPMSGYLALLIAVVCFFAAIFSFMNLEESSLYAVLGVVLMIATFFILKGLMIINPNHSRVLNFFGKYVGTVKENGLFFVNPLYSTIKISLRSDNLQGQTLKVNDKMGNPIEIGAVIVWQVGDTYKAAYDVSNYTSYVRTQSEAAVRHLAGSFPYDNLEDEGAEITLREGGDTVNHILEKELSERLAPAGVIIKEARISHLAYASEIAGAMLQRQQAAAIVAARAKIVDGAVGMVEMALNKLSEKDIVELDNEKKAAMVSNLMVVLCGEKAATPIVNTGTLYQ; translated from the coding sequence ATGGAAAAACTAATAAAACCCATGTCTGGCTATTTAGCCTTGTTAATCGCAGTTGTTTGCTTTTTTGCGGCCATATTTTCATTTATGAACCTGGAGGAAAGTTCTCTTTATGCTGTCCTGGGCGTTGTATTGATGATCGCCACCTTTTTTATTCTGAAGGGATTAATGATTATTAATCCGAACCATTCCCGTGTGCTGAACTTTTTCGGTAAGTACGTGGGTACTGTTAAGGAAAACGGGCTGTTTTTTGTAAATCCACTGTATTCGACCATCAAGATCAGTCTGCGTTCGGACAACCTGCAGGGGCAGACCTTGAAGGTGAACGATAAGATGGGTAATCCGATTGAGATCGGCGCTGTCATCGTATGGCAGGTGGGGGACACCTACAAAGCGGCGTACGACGTCAGCAATTACACATCGTATGTACGTACACAGAGTGAGGCAGCGGTAAGACATCTGGCAGGTAGTTTTCCCTATGACAACTTGGAAGATGAAGGCGCTGAGATCACATTGCGAGAAGGCGGAGACACGGTAAACCATATCCTTGAAAAAGAACTGTCCGAACGGCTTGCTCCAGCAGGGGTAATTATCAAAGAAGCAAGGATCAGTCATCTGGCCTATGCGTCGGAAATCGCCGGAGCCATGCTGCAGCGGCAACAGGCGGCGGCTATTGTTGCTGCACGTGCAAAGATCGTGGACGGTGCGGTAGGGATGGTTGAAATGGCACTCAATAAATTATCCGAAAAAGATATTGTGGAATTGGATAATGAGAAAAAAGCTGCAATGGTCAGCAACCTTATGGTGGTCCTTTGTGGAGAAAAAGCTGCTACACCGATTGTTAATACAGGTACCTTGTATCAATAA
- the pepE gene encoding dipeptidase PepE → MNINPAYNLLVVSTSTIHGSAFLSYIKEDFVQFIQTDELLFVPFARPSGISYKEYTAKVQHALADKHIKVKGLHDYPNKKTAIEEAKSIFVGGGNTFLLLKTLYDLDLMQQLRTQIAKGVPYVGTSAGSNLTGMSIGTTNDMPIVYPASFEALGLLPFNINPHYLDPDPHSTHKGETREIRIQEFHQFNKQPVIGLREGSWLEVRHGQIKLEGPWTARLFRRGAAAVELSPGLIHF, encoded by the coding sequence ATGAATATTAACCCCGCATACAATTTGTTGGTTGTCAGTACTAGTACGATTCATGGTAGTGCGTTTCTCAGCTATATTAAAGAGGATTTTGTGCAGTTTATCCAGACCGATGAACTGCTTTTTGTACCCTTCGCCCGGCCCTCGGGTATTTCTTATAAGGAGTACACAGCCAAGGTACAGCATGCTCTGGCGGATAAGCATATCAAGGTTAAGGGATTGCATGACTATCCGAATAAGAAAACAGCGATTGAGGAGGCAAAATCCATATTTGTGGGCGGTGGCAATACGTTTTTATTGCTGAAGACTTTATACGATCTGGATTTGATGCAGCAGCTACGTACGCAGATTGCCAAGGGAGTGCCCTATGTCGGCACTTCAGCAGGTTCGAATCTGACCGGAATGTCCATCGGGACGACCAACGACATGCCCATTGTGTATCCCGCAAGTTTTGAGGCTTTGGGCTTGCTGCCATTTAATATTAATCCCCATTACCTGGATCCCGATCCTCATTCCACACATAAGGGCGAAACGCGGGAGATACGCATTCAGGAATTCCATCAGTTTAATAAACAGCCTGTTATCGGTCTGCGTGAAGGCAGTTGGCTGGAAGTGCGCCATGGGCAAATCAAGCTGGAAGGACCATGGACTGCCCGATTGTTCAGACGGGGGGCAGCAGCCGTAGAACTTAGTCCGGGGTTAATTCATTTTTAA
- a CDS encoding DNA-deoxyinosine glycosylase has protein sequence MLKKSFSPIVNSSTKVLVLGSLPGDTSLAENEYYAHPQNRFWKVMRHLFDRPDAVDYTDKIQLLLDNGIGLWDVCAQASRPGSMDLAIKGERPNAITTLLDQYPAIRRIVFNGQKAYHLYRRHFEKRADISYVCLPSTSPANAKINLENLVVHWRIIASD, from the coding sequence ATGCTTAAAAAATCATTTTCCCCTATCGTCAACAGCTCCACCAAAGTTCTTGTGCTCGGCTCCTTGCCCGGAGATACGTCCCTTGCGGAAAATGAGTATTATGCCCATCCGCAAAACCGCTTCTGGAAAGTTATGCGCCATTTATTTGACCGTCCCGACGCGGTCGATTACACCGACAAAATACAATTGCTGCTGGACAATGGTATCGGTCTTTGGGATGTATGCGCGCAGGCATCCCGGCCCGGGAGCATGGATCTTGCTATTAAAGGCGAGCGTCCCAATGCAATCACGACCTTGCTGGATCAATACCCAGCTATCCGCAGGATCGTTTTCAATGGACAAAAAGCTTATCATTTATACCGTAGACATTTCGAAAAGAGAGCGGACATTTCCTATGTCTGTCTGCCCAGCACGAGTCCTGCCAACGCGAAAATAAATCTTGAAAATCTCGTTGTCCACTGGCGTATTATCGCAAGTGATTAA
- a CDS encoding ATP-dependent zinc protease family protein has protein sequence MKEKHLVGWKETLDLPELGIFGIEAKIDTGAASSVLHCNAYKIVQEQGHDWIICELITDFATHQTATLKLRLYRTKLVKSSFGQEEKRYYIRTTAKLFDQVFDIKISLRNRSEMTYPMLLGKNFLYKKFLVDVSKENLSLKSLSNKNK, from the coding sequence ATGAAAGAAAAACATCTTGTGGGCTGGAAAGAAACTCTAGACCTGCCTGAACTGGGGATATTTGGTATTGAAGCAAAAATTGACACTGGCGCCGCTTCATCGGTATTGCACTGCAACGCTTATAAGATAGTCCAGGAACAGGGCCATGACTGGATCATCTGCGAACTTATCACCGATTTTGCGACGCATCAGACAGCCACGCTCAAACTCAGGCTTTACAGGACCAAACTTGTGAAGAGCTCCTTTGGCCAAGAGGAAAAACGGTATTATATCCGGACTACAGCCAAGCTCTTTGACCAGGTCTTTGATATCAAAATTTCATTGAGAAACCGCTCGGAAATGACCTATCCCATGCTTCTAGGGAAAAACTTCCTGTATAAAAAATTTTTGGTTGATGTGTCCAAAGAAAACCTTTCACTCAAGAGCCTTTCAAATAAAAACAAATAG
- the infC gene encoding translation initiation factor IF-3, with protein sequence MALKRPGGPRPPMRKKEPDHRINELIKVPEVRLVGDNVEQGVYPTRKALELADELELDLVEISPNAVPPVCKIIDYSKFVYEQKKKQKEIKANAKQTVIKEIRFGPNSGDHDFDFKLKHAIKFLENGEKVRAYVHFKGRAIVHKDQGEILLLRFAQALEDYGKVELLPKLEGKRMFLTVAPKAPKK encoded by the coding sequence TTGGCATTAAAAAGACCCGGTGGTCCAAGACCACCAATGAGAAAGAAAGAACCAGATCACCGCATTAATGAATTGATCAAGGTGCCGGAAGTGCGCTTGGTGGGAGATAATGTGGAGCAAGGAGTTTACCCTACGCGTAAAGCGCTAGAGTTGGCTGATGAATTGGAACTTGATTTAGTGGAGATTTCGCCAAATGCTGTACCGCCGGTTTGTAAGATTATCGACTACAGTAAGTTTGTTTACGAACAGAAGAAGAAACAAAAGGAAATCAAAGCTAATGCAAAACAGACTGTTATCAAAGAAATTCGTTTCGGACCTAACTCTGGTGACCATGATTTTGATTTTAAACTGAAACATGCGATCAAGTTTCTGGAAAATGGCGAAAAAGTTCGCGCTTACGTACACTTTAAAGGTCGTGCTATTGTGCACAAAGATCAAGGTGAGATCCTGTTGCTGCGTTTTGCACAGGCCCTGGAAGATTACGGTAAGGTGGAGCTGTTACCCAAATTGGAAGGAAAGCGTATGTTTTTGACGGTAGCGCCAAAGGCACCAAAAAAATAA